A portion of the Sphingobacterium spiritivorum genome contains these proteins:
- a CDS encoding MFS transporter translates to MNQKIGKYRWTICALLFFATTVNYLDRQVLSLLHPILEDEFGWTNTDYANITATFQFAYAVSMLFAGRFIDKLGTKMGFAIAIIIWSIGAIIHAYAVEMGEISARVLGITAISTSVLGFIIARIVLGFGESGNFPAAIKATAEFFPKKERSLATGIFNSGSNIGAILAPLTVPWMAYNWGWQSAFIIVGAVGFIWLIFWFILYDKPEKKLSKAEYEYVVSDSILLANRDSEAPQPKISWFKLLGYKQTWAFTLGKFLTDGVWWFFLFWLPSYLKTQYGMESTQMMLPLAVLYSMTMFGSIGGGAFPMYFINKGYAAYDGRMRAMFIIALFPLVVLAAQPLGHYTFWIPVVLIGIGASAHQAWSANIFTTVSDMFPKSAVGSVTGIGGMAGGFGGVIMSKLGGGLFDYYGGLGHIETGYTIMFSICALAYLVAWCIMKALVPKMKVVQVD, encoded by the coding sequence ATGAACCAAAAAATAGGAAAGTATCGCTGGACGATCTGCGCCTTATTATTTTTCGCTACTACCGTTAATTATCTGGACCGTCAGGTCTTGAGTCTGCTGCATCCCATTCTGGAGGATGAATTTGGCTGGACGAATACAGACTATGCCAATATCACAGCAACTTTTCAGTTTGCATATGCCGTATCTATGTTATTCGCCGGACGTTTTATAGATAAGCTAGGCACAAAGATGGGGTTTGCCATTGCTATCATTATATGGTCTATAGGAGCTATAATTCATGCATATGCTGTAGAGATGGGAGAGATCTCTGCCCGTGTGTTGGGTATAACAGCCATTTCGACCTCGGTGTTAGGTTTTATAATCGCACGTATTGTTCTTGGATTTGGAGAATCCGGTAATTTTCCGGCAGCTATTAAAGCCACAGCCGAGTTTTTCCCGAAAAAGGAACGTTCTCTTGCAACGGGAATATTTAATTCAGGATCTAATATCGGAGCTATTCTGGCTCCGCTGACAGTGCCGTGGATGGCATATAACTGGGGATGGCAGTCTGCATTTATTATTGTCGGTGCAGTAGGATTTATATGGTTGATATTTTGGTTTATATTATACGATAAGCCAGAGAAAAAATTGTCTAAGGCGGAGTATGAATATGTCGTAAGTGATTCCATATTGCTTGCAAACAGAGATTCTGAAGCCCCTCAACCTAAAATATCATGGTTCAAGCTACTGGGATATAAACAAACCTGGGCATTTACGTTAGGCAAATTTCTGACCGATGGAGTATGGTGGTTCTTTTTATTCTGGTTGCCGTCATACCTGAAAACGCAGTATGGAATGGAAAGTACGCAAATGATGCTGCCACTGGCGGTATTATACAGTATGACTATGTTTGGATCTATAGGTGGCGGTGCTTTTCCGATGTATTTTATCAATAAAGGCTATGCGGCATATGATGGCCGGATGCGTGCAATGTTTATTATTGCCTTATTCCCTTTGGTGGTCCTGGCTGCACAACCACTGGGACATTATACTTTCTGGATTCCAGTCGTGTTGATAGGAATAGGTGCTTCTGCACATCAGGCATGGTCAGCAAATATCTTTACGACTGTATCCGATATGTTTCCCAAAAGTGCCGTTGGCTCAGTAACCGGGATAGGTGGAATGGCCGGCGGTTTCGGAGGAGTGATTATGTCTAAACTCGGAGGTGGTCTGTTTGATTATTATGGTGGACTGGGACATATAGAGACCGGTTACACAATCATGTTTTCTATCTGTGCATTGGCATATCTGGTGGCCTGGTGTATTATGAAAGCACTGGTTCCGAAAATGAAAGTTGTTCAGGTAGACTAA
- a CDS encoding DUF4397 domain-containing protein, whose amino-acid sequence MNSVKFLLGSFLLCLFFFASCSLDNDDYGYGELSGTGAINAVPLALKLDIGLDQNKLNLSNESFDFGDYLPYRNAFPGNRLVRVFDRDSINKGALVSKQVAFAPGKIYSLFVVGNTKLDVVSYEDKSDIPAKGTANVRFINLSPDAPALNLGSEDSDTLLVKNKSFKEASAYLTLQTGKKYKLFITSNVNRELVSFEFEPKDQSIYTIWSKGLINGTPANEKFKFGYKIIQHLE is encoded by the coding sequence ATGAATAGCGTTAAATTTCTTTTAGGTAGTTTCCTTTTATGTTTGTTCTTTTTTGCATCCTGTAGTCTGGATAATGACGACTACGGATATGGTGAATTGTCAGGTACAGGAGCGATCAATGCTGTGCCTCTGGCACTCAAGTTAGATATTGGTCTGGATCAGAATAAGCTAAATCTTTCTAATGAAAGTTTTGATTTCGGAGACTATTTACCTTATCGTAATGCTTTTCCGGGTAATCGTCTTGTAAGGGTTTTTGACCGTGATAGTATAAACAAAGGCGCACTTGTTTCTAAGCAGGTAGCTTTTGCTCCGGGCAAAATCTATTCTCTATTTGTTGTTGGAAATACGAAACTTGATGTAGTCAGTTACGAAGACAAATCGGACATTCCAGCAAAAGGAACGGCAAATGTGCGCTTTATCAACCTCAGTCCGGATGCTCCTGCTCTTAATCTGGGATCTGAAGATTCGGATACGTTGCTGGTGAAAAATAAGTCTTTCAAGGAAGCGAGTGCCTACCTGACCCTGCAGACAGGAAAAAAATATAAACTCTTTATTACGTCAAATGTAAACAGAGAGCTGGTCAGTTTTGAGTTTGAACCCAAAGATCAGTCTATATACACCATATGGTCAAAAGGATTAATCAATGGAACTCCTGCAAATGAAAAATTTAAATTCGGATACAAGATTATCCAGCATTTAGAATAA
- a CDS encoding LacI family DNA-binding transcriptional regulator, which translates to MSSITIKEIAKALNVSISTVSKALNDSHEIGEKTKKRVLEYAETHHYKPNLLAQNLKTGKSNTIGVILTSINNPFCSQIIEGIQQHALKVGFEVIFMQSRENPEIERSCIETLMQRGVDGLLISPVDETSNQKLLEDIHDHNFPVVIFDRIQHNLETFKIGVNNFQGAYLATKHLIDSGRTRIVNITASRFGLSGERFKGYHQALTDAGIAFNDQYHIQCNMQNQEVLDVELKNAITRLMNADNRPDAILGSSDTITVTLLGVLAELGYSVPEELAVIGFSNIDFARSLNPALSTIRQPALEIGDMAMEKLMKFIAKKNWHQVQIETTELDTILTFRKSSIQS; encoded by the coding sequence ATGTCAAGCATTACTATTAAAGAAATTGCCAAAGCGTTGAATGTTTCCATTTCTACTGTTTCCAAGGCTTTGAATGACAGTCATGAAATTGGAGAGAAAACAAAAAAAAGAGTTTTAGAATATGCTGAAACTCATCATTATAAACCAAATCTTCTTGCACAAAATCTGAAGACCGGTAAATCCAATACTATTGGGGTGATACTGACTTCTATCAACAATCCTTTTTGTTCTCAGATCATCGAAGGCATACAGCAACATGCGCTTAAAGTAGGATTTGAGGTTATTTTTATGCAAAGCCGTGAAAATCCGGAGATTGAAAGATCATGCATAGAGACGCTTATGCAGCGAGGTGTAGACGGATTGCTGATCTCGCCTGTAGATGAGACATCCAATCAAAAATTGCTGGAAGATATTCATGACCACAATTTTCCGGTCGTTATTTTTGACCGGATACAACACAATCTCGAAACTTTTAAGATTGGTGTAAACAATTTTCAGGGAGCTTACCTTGCAACCAAACATCTGATTGATTCAGGCAGAACCAGGATTGTAAATATCACGGCATCCAGATTTGGTCTTTCAGGTGAACGCTTTAAAGGATATCATCAGGCACTTACAGATGCAGGCATCGCTTTTAACGATCAGTATCATATACAGTGTAATATGCAAAATCAGGAAGTACTGGATGTGGAGTTGAAGAATGCTATTACCAGACTAATGAATGCAGATAATAGACCTGATGCTATATTAGGTTCTTCGGATACCATTACAGTTACGCTGTTGGGTGTACTTGCAGAATTGGGTTATTCTGTACCGGAAGAATTAGCAGTAATCGGTTTTTCCAATATTGATTTTGCAAGATCGCTGAATCCTGCTCTATCTACCATCCGCCAACCTGCATTAGAAATAGGTGACATGGCTATGGAAAAACTAATGAAATTTATTGCTAAGAAAAATTGGCATCAAGTCCAGATAGAAACTACAGAACTTGATACCATTCTTACATTCAGAAAATCTTCAATTCAAAGTTAG
- a CDS encoding LolA family protein produces MKTTLWSFVIAAFMLFISHPVSAQQEAFAKKLLNQVSAKYDGYKTIKATFSFSAKQANGGTYTDAGTLSLDKKANKYLIEMKSQDLISDGKSTWTILKEENEVQINDADQSNDNINPSNIFSFYKTGFKYVSADDEKVGSTTLNVIELSPIDTKKNYFKIKLRINKASKLIYDATIFDKSGSRYTYTIKSLNGNAGITASTFSFNKSKYPGMEIVDLR; encoded by the coding sequence ATGAAAACAACATTATGGTCATTTGTGATAGCTGCTTTTATGCTATTCATAAGTCATCCGGTTTCAGCACAACAGGAAGCCTTTGCAAAAAAGCTACTGAATCAGGTATCTGCAAAATACGACGGTTACAAAACGATTAAAGCAACATTCTCCTTTTCTGCCAAACAGGCAAATGGTGGAACGTATACAGACGCCGGAACGCTCTCTCTGGATAAAAAAGCAAATAAGTACCTTATTGAGATGAAGTCTCAGGATCTTATCAGTGACGGAAAAAGTACATGGACCATTCTGAAAGAAGAAAACGAAGTACAGATAAACGATGCGGATCAATCTAATGACAACATCAATCCGAGTAATATCTTTTCATTCTATAAGACAGGATTTAAGTATGTGAGTGCTGATGACGAAAAAGTAGGTTCAACGACTTTAAATGTCATCGAGCTATCTCCTATTGATACGAAGAAGAACTATTTCAAGATAAAGCTCCGCATTAATAAAGCATCAAAATTAATCTATGATGCTACAATTTTTGACAAATCCGGTTCGCGGTATACGTACACTATAAAATCATTAAACGGAAATGCAGGAATAACAGCAAGTACATTTAGCTTTAACAAATCGAAATATCCGGGTATGGAAATTGTCGATCTCAGATAA
- the uxaC gene encoding glucuronate isomerase, with protein sequence MQTEQFLKDNFLLSTPLAQQLYQDYAANLPVIDYHSHLPPSDIKENKNYRNITDIWLAGDHYKWRAMRAFGVEEKYITGDASDRDKFQKWAETVPFTVRNPLFHWTHMELKNPFGFTGLLNGQNAQDVFDKTEQQLQTSSFSAQGLLQHFNVEMVGTTDDPVDDLADHSAIAQSDFKTKILPSFRPDKSLQLDGGDDYRTYLTRLSAVANVQIVDVDSLIAALHNRIEFFHSLGCRISDHGLSCFPLRGNTDTEKINHIFKAVLDGDDTGVTVEIKDSFSFYILAAVSRKYHEKGWAQQYHVGALRNNNQRQRLLLGPDTGFDSIGDYQHAAALSAFLNHLDRTDQLAKTIIYNLNPSDNAVFASMAGNFQGEGIKSKIQFGSAWWFLDQLDGMKKQMDALSNMGLISCFIGMLTDSRSFLSYSRHEYFRRLLCNIFAEDIHKGLIPNDPEWIGKIISDICYFNAKEYFGF encoded by the coding sequence ATGCAGACAGAACAATTTTTAAAAGACAATTTTCTGTTGTCAACTCCTTTGGCACAACAGCTTTATCAGGATTATGCGGCTAACTTGCCTGTTATTGATTATCATTCCCATTTACCGCCTTCAGATATTAAGGAAAATAAGAATTATAGAAATATAACGGATATCTGGCTGGCAGGAGACCATTATAAATGGAGAGCAATGCGTGCATTTGGTGTAGAAGAAAAATACATCACAGGAGACGCCAGCGACCGGGATAAGTTTCAGAAATGGGCAGAGACAGTTCCGTTTACAGTGAGGAATCCTTTGTTTCACTGGACACATATGGAACTTAAAAATCCATTTGGATTCACAGGATTACTGAATGGACAGAATGCACAGGATGTTTTTGATAAGACAGAGCAACAATTGCAAACTTCATCATTCTCCGCTCAGGGATTATTGCAACATTTTAATGTGGAGATGGTGGGTACTACAGATGATCCTGTAGATGATCTTGCAGATCATAGTGCTATTGCACAGTCTGATTTCAAAACAAAAATATTACCTTCATTCAGACCGGACAAATCTCTGCAACTTGATGGCGGTGATGATTACAGAACATATCTTACCCGGTTGTCTGCTGTCGCAAATGTACAGATCGTGGATGTAGATTCTCTGATTGCAGCATTGCATAATCGTATCGAATTCTTTCATTCACTGGGCTGTCGTATATCTGATCATGGACTAAGCTGTTTTCCGTTGAGAGGAAATACAGATACTGAAAAAATAAATCATATATTTAAAGCTGTATTGGATGGAGATGATACAGGTGTTACGGTTGAAATTAAAGATAGTTTTTCATTCTATATTTTAGCTGCAGTATCCAGAAAATATCATGAAAAGGGCTGGGCACAGCAGTATCATGTTGGTGCATTGCGTAATAACAATCAAAGGCAACGTCTTTTATTAGGACCTGATACAGGTTTTGATTCTATTGGCGATTATCAGCATGCTGCAGCATTGTCTGCTTTCTTAAACCATCTGGATAGAACAGACCAACTGGCCAAAACTATTATTTATAATTTAAATCCTTCCGATAATGCCGTTTTTGCTTCTATGGCCGGAAATTTTCAGGGAGAGGGAATAAAAAGTAAGATTCAGTTTGGTTCCGCATGGTGGTTTCTGGATCAGTTGGACGGAATGAAAAAGCAAATGGACGCTTTATCCAATATGGGATTGATAAGCTGTTTTATAGGAATGCTAACAGATTCCAGAAGTTTTTTATCCTATTCCAGACATGAGTACTTCAGAAGGCTGTTATGTAATATATTTGCTGAAGATATTCATAAAGGATTGATTCCGAATGACCCTGAATGGATCGGTAAAATCATATCCGATATTTGTTATTTTAATGCAAAAGAGTATTTCGGTTTTTAA
- the tyrS gene encoding tyrosine--tRNA ligase: MNFVEELRWRGMLQDIMPGTEELLNKEKVSGYIGFDPTGDSLHVGHLTQIMTLIHFQNAGHKPVALVGGATGMIGDPSFKSAERNLLDEETLNHNVASLKHQLSKFLTFGEGELDAKMVNNYDWFKDFKFLDFIRDIGKLITVNYMMAKDSVKKRLEGENGLSFTEFSYQLIQGYDFYYLWKHHNCKIQMGGSDQWGNIVTGTEFIRRQDQGTAFALTTQLIKKSDGQKFGKTESGAVWLDAKKTTPYKYYQFWLNATDDDAKNWIRIFTLKPQEEIEAIIAEHDAAPHTRTVQKALAKDITIRTHSEKDYETALKTSEFLFGNGSLDFLSDLEHEAVLDVFDGVPQFTISKGELAEGINILDLLATKTQIFPSKGEARKMTEGGGVSVNKEKVSGTDNTFTTENLINDKYIIAQRGKKNYYLIIAE; encoded by the coding sequence ATGAACTTTGTAGAAGAATTACGTTGGAGAGGCATGTTACAAGACATCATGCCTGGAACAGAAGAGTTGTTAAACAAAGAAAAAGTATCCGGTTACATTGGTTTTGATCCTACAGGTGATTCTCTTCACGTTGGCCATCTGACACAGATCATGACCCTTATTCATTTTCAAAACGCAGGTCATAAGCCTGTTGCGCTGGTTGGCGGAGCTACCGGGATGATCGGTGATCCATCATTCAAATCGGCAGAGAGAAATTTACTTGATGAGGAAACTTTAAATCACAATGTGGCAAGCCTTAAGCATCAGCTGAGCAAATTCTTAACATTTGGCGAAGGCGAACTGGATGCGAAGATGGTCAATAACTACGACTGGTTTAAGGATTTCAAATTCCTGGATTTTATCCGTGACATCGGTAAATTGATTACAGTCAACTACATGATGGCTAAAGACTCTGTCAAAAAACGTCTTGAAGGTGAAAATGGACTATCGTTTACAGAATTTTCTTATCAGCTGATCCAGGGGTATGACTTCTATTATCTATGGAAACATCATAATTGTAAAATACAGATGGGCGGATCGGATCAGTGGGGAAATATCGTTACCGGTACTGAATTTATCCGTCGCCAGGATCAGGGAACTGCATTTGCGCTGACTACACAATTGATTAAAAAATCTGATGGTCAGAAATTTGGAAAAACGGAATCAGGTGCTGTATGGTTGGATGCGAAGAAAACAACTCCTTATAAATATTATCAATTCTGGTTGAATGCAACAGATGATGATGCCAAAAACTGGATCAGAATCTTTACACTCAAACCACAAGAAGAAATAGAAGCGATCATCGCAGAACATGATGCTGCTCCCCATACCCGTACAGTGCAAAAAGCACTTGCAAAAGATATCACGATCCGTACGCACTCGGAAAAAGATTATGAGACAGCACTCAAAACATCCGAATTCCTTTTCGGAAACGGCTCTCTTGATTTCTTAAGCGATCTGGAGCATGAAGCGGTATTAGATGTATTTGACGGAGTACCTCAATTTACAATCAGTAAGGGGGAACTTGCAGAAGGAATCAATATATTGGATCTGTTAGCAACAAAAACGCAGATCTTTCCTTCAAAAGGTGAAGCCCGAAAAATGACTGAAGGTGGCGGCGTATCTGTAAATAAAGAAAAAGTATCCGGAACGGATAATACCTTTACTACAGAGAACCTGATCAACGATAAATATATCATTGCTCAAAGAGGTAAGAAGAATTACTATCTTATCATAGCAGAGTAA
- a CDS encoding amino acid permease, with protein MGNQLFRKKSIDQIISDSEHGGSGLSKILGIRDLVSLGIAAIVGAGIFSTIGLASFNGGPAVSLLFVFVAFACVFTALSYAQFASTVPVSGSAYTYAYVAFGELFAWIIGWALVLEYAVSNMVVAISWSQYFVSMLEGFGVHVPRWLSMAPAYAIEANQKMLDVGVDKLTGIDKLALEAYETAPRIGDIPIIFDLPAGIITFLVTILVYVGIKESKRASNIMVMIKVGIILAVIFGGLFFVKPENWTPFAPNGLGGVMSSVAAVFFAFIGFDSISTTAEECKNPQRDLPRAMIYCLLICTVLYVAIALVLTGMVNYTELNVKDPLAYVFQYVGFDHMAGIISVTSVIAITSALLVYQLAQPRIWMTMSRDGLLWKKFATIHPKYKTPSYATVVTGIVVAVPSLFFKMDFFVDLTSVGTFFAFILVCAGVLYMDHSGLSKKSKFRVPYVNGKYLVGLGFLIAMVLLFVYGQDTITEWKSMSALYILEHKSLVIIFWLVWIGMSFYAFRLNFSLLPTTGILINLYLMTELGASNWIIFILWLVAGLIIYFMYGYRHSRLNKEAKAITE; from the coding sequence ATGGGAAATCAACTTTTCAGAAAGAAAAGCATAGATCAGATTATTAGTGATTCTGAACATGGAGGTTCGGGATTATCCAAGATCCTTGGTATCAGGGATCTTGTTTCATTAGGAATAGCTGCGATTGTAGGGGCAGGTATTTTCAGTACAATCGGACTGGCCAGTTTCAATGGCGGACCTGCGGTTTCGCTTCTTTTTGTTTTTGTGGCTTTTGCCTGTGTTTTTACAGCACTTTCGTATGCACAGTTTGCGAGTACCGTTCCGGTCTCGGGAAGTGCTTACACTTATGCCTATGTTGCCTTTGGTGAATTGTTTGCCTGGATTATAGGTTGGGCTCTGGTACTTGAATATGCGGTATCCAATATGGTTGTCGCCATATCATGGTCCCAATATTTTGTGTCCATGCTGGAAGGCTTTGGTGTCCATGTGCCGCGGTGGCTCTCTATGGCACCAGCCTATGCAATCGAAGCAAACCAGAAAATGCTGGATGTGGGAGTTGATAAACTGACTGGTATTGATAAGCTGGCATTGGAAGCGTATGAAACTGCGCCTCGTATCGGAGATATTCCGATTATCTTTGACCTTCCTGCAGGTATCATCACTTTCCTTGTGACTATACTTGTGTATGTAGGAATCAAAGAATCAAAACGGGCCAGCAATATTATGGTCATGATCAAGGTCGGAATTATACTGGCTGTGATCTTTGGAGGATTATTTTTTGTCAAACCGGAAAACTGGACTCCGTTTGCGCCAAATGGATTGGGAGGAGTTATGAGTAGTGTCGCTGCGGTTTTCTTTGCATTTATAGGATTTGACTCCATTTCTACCACAGCAGAAGAGTGTAAAAATCCACAACGGGATTTACCGAGAGCAATGATATACTGTTTGTTGATCTGTACGGTACTTTATGTCGCTATTGCTTTAGTCCTTACCGGAATGGTCAATTATACCGAACTGAATGTAAAAGATCCGCTTGCTTATGTATTTCAATATGTAGGATTCGATCATATGGCCGGGATTATCTCTGTCACTTCCGTGATCGCCATCACAAGTGCTCTTTTGGTATATCAGCTGGCGCAACCGAGAATATGGATGACGATGAGCCGTGACGGACTTTTGTGGAAGAAATTTGCGACTATTCACCCTAAATATAAGACACCGTCATATGCTACAGTTGTGACAGGAATTGTCGTCGCTGTACCCTCTTTGTTTTTTAAAATGGATTTCTTTGTTGACCTGACCAGTGTAGGGACATTCTTTGCCTTTATTCTGGTCTGTGCAGGCGTGCTTTATATGGATCATTCAGGGCTTTCGAAAAAATCAAAATTCAGAGTTCCTTATGTAAACGGGAAATATCTTGTAGGTCTGGGTTTCCTGATTGCGATGGTCTTGTTATTTGTATATGGGCAGGATACAATCACCGAATGGAAATCTATGTCTGCACTTTATATACTGGAGCATAAATCTTTGGTTATTATTTTCTGGTTAGTGTGGATCGGTATGAGTTTTTACGCATTCCGGTTGAACTTCTCTTTACTGCCTACTACAGGTAT
- a CDS encoding FtsK/SpoIIIE family DNA translocase, whose protein sequence is MLNKGNTFKNYGGDNSSKKASKSSPKNYKTKSYKEPSEPVQLSETQEKIMKILGVFLFILSFAFTIAFVSYLFTWEEDQSYISKSNGSWSTLFSTAEEIDSDAIDLPVVQNKLGKFGALLANQFIYEWFGIASFIFIFILFVTGYRLLYRKNILPVGKSILYSSIAIIYVSVTLGFLQSFIAKTPHILEGKFGFWTNRLLEAQIGSAGVAGIVVFAYLTVLILIYNLDLKFTFQSKKKIYDEDLAFDADDVENSPVSHPKNTRILKDEEYVIDPIDLNDKAPVQEFNQFREPEETYNNNARREEPTLSLEEEPEVVSNSTPHISFTIDHPDAEEEEVEEDIPASPVLRVEKVIEEKPITANDLVAQFGEYDPKLDLSGYQYPPLELLKDYGSGKITINQQELEANKNKIVDTLRNYSIEIEHIKATIGPTVTLYEIIPKPGVRISKIKNLEDDIALSLAALGIRIIAPMPGKGTIGIEVPNSTPEMVSMRSVLATEKFQKTDMDLPIALGKTISNEVYIADLAKMPHLLVAGATGQGKSVGINAILTSLLYKKHPAELKFVLVDPKKVELSLFKKIERHFLAKLPGEDDAIITDTKKVINTLNSLCIEMDQRYDLLKNGQVRNLKEYNAKFVNRRLNPEEGHRFLPFIVLIVDEFADLMMTAGKEVETPIARLAQLARAVGIHLVIATQRPSVNIITGTIKANFPARLAFRVLSKVDSRTILDSGGADQLIGRGDMLLSTGSDLIRIQCAFVDTPEVDQISDYIGGQRGYPSAFMLPEYVDENGEGSGLADFDMDDRDQLFEDAARLIVMHQQGSTSLIQRKLKLGYNRAGRIIDQLEAAGIVGPFEGSKAREVLYPDEYSLEQYLETLRKDN, encoded by the coding sequence ATGCTAAATAAAGGAAATACATTTAAGAACTATGGTGGTGACAACTCATCAAAGAAAGCCTCTAAAAGTTCTCCAAAAAACTATAAAACAAAAAGTTACAAAGAACCTTCGGAACCTGTACAGTTAAGTGAAACACAGGAGAAGATAATGAAAATATTGGGTGTATTTTTATTTATCCTGAGCTTTGCTTTCACGATAGCCTTTGTTTCTTACCTTTTCACCTGGGAAGAGGATCAGAGTTATATTTCAAAATCCAACGGAAGCTGGAGTACGTTGTTCAGTACAGCTGAGGAAATTGACAGCGATGCTATTGACCTGCCTGTAGTGCAAAATAAACTAGGTAAATTCGGTGCGCTATTGGCGAATCAGTTTATTTACGAATGGTTCGGTATTGCTTCGTTCATCTTTATCTTTATACTTTTTGTAACGGGATACAGATTATTATACCGCAAAAATATACTTCCTGTAGGTAAGTCTATTCTCTACTCCTCTATTGCTATTATTTATGTTTCAGTAACATTAGGATTTTTACAGTCCTTTATTGCTAAAACTCCTCATATTCTGGAAGGTAAATTCGGATTCTGGACCAACAGACTTTTGGAAGCGCAAATCGGGAGTGCGGGTGTAGCCGGAATTGTTGTCTTTGCATATCTGACTGTTCTGATTCTGATCTATAATCTGGATCTGAAATTCACTTTCCAGTCCAAAAAGAAAATATATGATGAAGATCTTGCTTTTGATGCTGACGATGTAGAGAACAGTCCTGTAAGCCATCCAAAAAACACACGTATACTCAAAGACGAAGAGTATGTTATCGATCCGATCGATCTGAATGATAAAGCTCCGGTACAGGAGTTCAACCAGTTCAGAGAACCAGAAGAGACTTATAACAATAATGCTCGCAGGGAGGAGCCTACCTTATCTCTTGAAGAAGAACCGGAAGTCGTCTCGAATTCTACACCTCATATCTCCTTCACGATTGATCATCCGGATGCTGAGGAAGAGGAAGTGGAAGAGGATATCCCGGCAAGTCCTGTATTACGGGTAGAAAAGGTGATAGAAGAAAAACCTATAACAGCCAATGATCTGGTCGCACAGTTTGGGGAATATGATCCGAAACTGGATCTGTCCGGCTATCAATACCCTCCACTGGAGCTTTTGAAAGATTATGGTAGTGGTAAGATTACCATTAACCAACAAGAACTGGAAGCTAATAAAAATAAGATTGTAGATACACTTCGTAACTACAGCATCGAGATCGAACATATCAAAGCTACAATCGGGCCTACAGTAACACTGTATGAAATCATTCCAAAACCGGGTGTCCGGATTTCAAAAATAAAAAACCTGGAAGATGATATCGCATTAAGCCTTGCAGCACTGGGAATACGTATCATTGCTCCAATGCCCGGCAAAGGGACTATTGGTATAGAGGTACCGAACAGTACACCTGAAATGGTATCTATGCGCTCTGTACTGGCAACCGAGAAATTCCAGAAGACAGATATGGATCTTCCTATTGCACTGGGTAAGACCATTTCGAATGAAGTCTATATTGCAGATCTTGCAAAAATGCCTCACTTATTAGTAGCGGGTGCTACCGGACAAGGTAAATCTGTTGGTATCAATGCAATTCTGACCTCTCTGCTTTACAAAAAACATCCTGCTGAATTAAAGTTTGTACTGGTGGATCCTAAAAAAGTAGAGCTTTCTTTATTCAAAAAAATTGAACGTCATTTTCTTGCTAAACTTCCGGGGGAAGATGATGCAATTATTACTGATACCAAAAAGGTAATCAACACGTTAAACTCCCTTTGTATCGAAATGGATCAGCGATATGACCTTCTTAAAAATGGTCAGGTCCGTAATTTAAAAGAATATAATGCAAAATTTGTCAATCGCAGATTAAACCCTGAGGAGGGTCATCGATTCTTACCATTTATAGTTCTTATAGTAGATGAGTTTGCCGATCTGATGATGACAGCAGGAAAAGAGGTGGAAACACCGATTGCACGTTTAGCACAGCTGGCCCGTGCGGTGGGTATACACCTGGTGATTGCAACACAGCGTCCTTCCGTCAATATTATTACGGGTACGATCAAAGCCAATTTCCCGGCCAGGTTAGCATTCCGTGTTCTTTCAAAAGTCGATTCACGTACTATCCTGGATTCAGGAGGTGCAGATCAGCTGATAGGTCGCGGAGATATGCTATTGTCAACGGGGAGTGACCTGATCCGTATTCAATGTGCTTTTGTAGACACGCCAGAAGTAGATCAGATATCCGATTATATCGGTGGTCAGCGTGGTTATCCTTCAGCTTTTATGCTGCCTGAGTATGTTGATGAAAATGGGGAAGGAAGTGGCCTGGCAGATTTTGATATGGATGACAGGGATCAGCTGTTTGAAGATGCCGCCCGATTAATTGTCATGCATCAGCAAGGATCAACATCTTTAATCCAACGTAAATTAAAGTTGGGCTATAACAGAGCTGGACGAATCATCGATCAACTGGAAGCTGCAGGTATTGTAGGTCCGTTTGAAGGAAGTAAAGCACGCGAGGTGCTGTATCCGGATGAGTATTCGTTAGAACAGTATTTGGAAACATTAAGAAAAGACAATTAA